GGCAGGTGTTGAGGATCACCATGTCGGCGCCGTCGGCGTCATCGACCGGGCGATAGCCCAGGGGTGCCAGCACGTCCGCCATGCGGGCGGAATCGTACACGTTCATCTGGCAGCCCCAGGTCTTGATAAACAGCTTCTTGCTCAACCCTGACTCACAGCGCTCGGGAGAAACGTCGAAAGCGCGCCGGAACCCCCGCCGCGCCTGTCGGCATCATGATATCGCAAGGGACCAAGGCGGTGTCAACGGCACCACCCAAAAACCGCCCCTTCCGGGCCTGTTCCGGGCGCCGTTTCCGGTCATTGCGCCGCAACGGGCGCCGGGCGGGTGTGGCGGCCCGACACGGCGCGGACCACGCCGCCGGACACTTCCCGCCAGCAATGGTCGGCCAGCGCCTTGCGGCTGGAAAAACCGTCGATGGTCACCGGCGGGTGGAATTCCACCTCCACCGTCATGCGGCCCAGCGAAAAGGCGTTCCACAGGTGCGGCACCAGATCCATATCGCCGTACCACGCATAGGCCGGGCGCCACATCAGCCCCATGGGGATGCCGTCCAGGCGGGTGGCGGTGATGCTGACCGGCTGCACCGTCAGGGGCCGCCCGTCGATGCGCATCCCCGCCACGGCGAACAGCGCCGTCTTGAACGGCAGGGTGCGGTTGCCGTCCGACGATGTGCCCTCGGGGAACAGGATCAGGCTGTCGCCGGCCTCCAGCCGCGCCTGCATGTCGTCGCGCTGGCGCCCGGCGGACGACCGCGCCTTGCGCTCCACGAACACCGTCTGCTGCAGCCGGGCCAGCACGCCGAAGAAGGGCCACGTCCCCACCTCGGTCTTGGCGATGAAGGAGCCGGGGATCACCGAACCCAGGATGGTGATGTCGAGATAGGAGGAATGGTTGGACACGAACAGCACCGGTCCGCGGGTTTCCCGCTGGCCGCGCACCACCACGCGGAACCCCATCAGCCGCGTGCAGACACGGTGATAGAACCGCGGCAGCGTGGCCCGCCACGGCAGCCGGAAGCGCACCGCCAGCCACTGCAGCGGGATCAGCGCGCACGTCCACACCAGATAGGCCGCCACCCGGACGGCCCCCACAGCCGGCGATCGCATGGTCATGCGTTCGGTTCCTTATCCGTTGGCCCCGTTCAAGGACGGAGCAGCCGTCACACGGTCTGGCTGCGCTGGTTGCGGCGTTCGTAGTGCTTGGAATATTTGTCGGTGATGAGGTCGGTCTTGACCATCACGCAGACGTCGGTGGTGTTGAACTGGTGGTCGATCACCGCCCCCTCGCCGACGAAGCCGCCCAGCCGCAGATACCCCTTGATCAGCGGCGGCAGGTCCACCAGCGCCCGCTTCACCTGCACCTCGTCCTTGGGCATCAGGTTCATGGAGACGTAGCGGTCGGGCAGCGCCACGGGCCGCAGGTCCGGCGGGGCCAGATGGTAATGGTGGAGGTACGACAGCGGCCGGGCCAGCGCCTGCGGGTCGGTGCCGGGCAGGCTGGCGCAGCCGAACATGATGGCGATGTCGTGGTGGAAGACGTACGACGCGATGCCCTTCCACAAGAGCTGCATGGTGCTGCCGTTGCGGTAAGCGGCATCGACGCACGACCGCCCCAGTTCCAGCACCTGCCCCGGATATCCCGCCACCGGGCTGACGTCGTATTCGTCGGAGGAATAGAAGCGCCCGGCCCGTTCCGCCGCGGGACGGCGGATCAGCCGGTAGGTGCCCACCACCGAGGCGGGACCGCCGCCGCGGGCATGGTCGATCACCAGCAGGTGGTCGCACAGCGCGTCGAAATCGTCGAAATCCAGGCCGCGGGCCAGCATCTCCGGCGTCGGGCGGGCCAGCATCTCGGTGTAGAACACGCGGTAGCGGAGCGCCTGCGCCCATTCCAGCTCGTCGGAGTTGGCGGCAAGCCGCACCTCCAGCGAGCCGACGCGCAGGTCGCCGTTCGCTTCCCCGCCGGGACCGGTCGGGTCCATGCTTGTCTCTGCCATGGTCCGGCACGCGCCGATGAACGGCGTCCTCATGTTTCAGCGTCGGCAACCGAACGCCTGTGCCGGACGGACCGGAACGGCGCTCATGGAAGTGGATACCATGAAGCGCCCATTCCGGGTCAACCGCCTCGTGCAGAAGAGAGGCTCAGGCAGCGCCGCGGCGGGCGCGGGTGCCAAGCCCGATCTGCTTGGCCAGCGAGCTGCGCTGACGGGCGTAGTTCGGGGCGACCATGGGGTAATCGGCGGGCAGGCCCCAACGCTCCCGGTATTCTTCGGGCGTCATGTTGTAGGCCGTCTTCAGATGCCGCTTCAGCATCTTCAGCTTCTTCCCGTCTTCCAGGCAGACGATGTATTCCGGTGTCACCGACTTCTTGATGGCCACAGCCGGCTGCGGCCGTTCTTCCACCGGGGCGGGTTCGACGCCGACATTGGCGAGAGACCTGTAAACCTGCTCGATCAGCGTCGGAAGTTCGCCCAGCGCCACTGTATTGTTCGAAACATGGGCCGCCACGATCTCCGTGGTCAGAGACAACAGGGCGTTGGAGGGAGACGCATTGCTCATGTAAGATTGCTCCAGGGAATGCCGTGGTTCTTCATATAAAGAGGTTCGGCGAAACGTGCAATATCCAATCTTTGAACGGTAAGAGGAAAAGGCGGTGGCAACATTCGAATCAGATTACTTCTTGGACATCACATCGCACGTATGCCCATTGACCTTTGTCCGGGCGAAGTTGTTGATCGAGCGGATGGCGCCCGGACAGACCGCTGAAATCCGGCTGAACCCCGGTGAACCCTTGGAGAATGTGCCCCGTTCTCTGGCGGAACTGGGGCACACCATTCTGGCGGTCGTGGCCGAAGACCCCGCCGTCCCCGGCGGGGTGCATCTTGTTCGTGTACGAAAGGAATGATGCTCGCTTAAATTTATGAGTGGCCTAAGCGTCACGCAGCGGAGGTTATGTCCCGCCGCAGGATCAGGGCCGCCACCCGGCCTTCGGCCCGGCGGTAATACTTAGGGCGCCGGCCAACGGCGTCAAAGCCGCAGGCCTTGTATAGCGCGCGGGCCGGCATGTTGTCCTCGGCCACTTCCAGGAACAGCACGGTGGCGCCCAGCGCGGCGGCCGCCCGTTCCGCCGCCGCCACCAGCCGGCGCCCATGCCCGCCGCCGCGGGCATCGGGATGCACGCCGATGCTGAGGATCTCCCCGTCCTCCGCCGCCGCGCGGGCCAGGACGAAGCCGAGCGGCTGGGGGCCAAGCGGCTGGGGATCGCCGCCGCCGGCCACCAGCAG
This DNA window, taken from Azospirillum fermentarium, encodes the following:
- a CDS encoding sulfurtransferase TusA family protein translates to MATFESDYFLDITSHVCPLTFVRAKLLIERMAPGQTAEIRLNPGEPLENVPRSLAELGHTILAVVAEDPAVPGGVHLVRVRKE
- a CDS encoding lysophospholipid acyltransferase family protein — encoded protein: MTMRSPAVGAVRVAAYLVWTCALIPLQWLAVRFRLPWRATLPRFYHRVCTRLMGFRVVVRGQRETRGPVLFVSNHSSYLDITILGSVIPGSFIAKTEVGTWPFFGVLARLQQTVFVERKARSSAGRQRDDMQARLEAGDSLILFPEGTSSDGNRTLPFKTALFAVAGMRIDGRPLTVQPVSITATRLDGIPMGLMWRPAYAWYGDMDLVPHLWNAFSLGRMTVEVEFHPPVTIDGFSSRKALADHCWREVSGGVVRAVSGRHTRPAPVAAQ
- a CDS encoding GNAT family N-acetyltransferase, whose amino-acid sequence is MTAVRLVEAGPALAGVVAAMQRACFPDDPWSDESVATLMDLPGHAALLLVAGGGDPQPLGPQPLGFVLARAAAEDGEILSIGVHPDARGGGHGRRLVAAAERAAAALGATVLFLEVAEDNMPARALYKACGFDAVGRRPKYYRRAEGRVAALILRRDITSAA
- a CDS encoding GNAT family N-acetyltransferase, which gives rise to MDPTGPGGEANGDLRVGSLEVRLAANSDELEWAQALRYRVFYTEMLARPTPEMLARGLDFDDFDALCDHLLVIDHARGGGPASVVGTYRLIRRPAAERAGRFYSSDEYDVSPVAGYPGQVLELGRSCVDAAYRNGSTMQLLWKGIASYVFHHDIAIMFGCASLPGTDPQALARPLSYLHHYHLAPPDLRPVALPDRYVSMNLMPKDEVQVKRALVDLPPLIKGYLRLGGFVGEGAVIDHQFNTTDVCVMVKTDLITDKYSKHYERRNQRSQTV
- a CDS encoding MucR family transcriptional regulator; this encodes MSNASPSNALLSLTTEIVAAHVSNNTVALGELPTLIEQVYRSLANVGVEPAPVEERPQPAVAIKKSVTPEYIVCLEDGKKLKMLKRHLKTAYNMTPEEYRERWGLPADYPMVAPNYARQRSSLAKQIGLGTRARRGAA